In the genome of Paraburkholderia azotifigens, the window GTGCTCGACCAGATTTTCGACGACCCATTTACCGGCGAGTCCGCTGCCGCCGGTCACAATCACTCGCTTCGTCATGCGGTTTGCTCCTTGAAAGAATGTCAGAGGGGCCGGATGTGTGTCGCGTGTCTAGCCGGCGGACCTTGCCGATAGCTTAATGAATTTGTGCGGCACGTTTCTGTGACGGACGTCATAGTCGGCATCGCCGCGCGGGTTCGATGCGCGATTTGCGGGTTGCGGCGGCACTTTTCGGCGGTTCTTTCGCCTGTTCCTGTCTCGCAGCCAGATTGCATGCGTATTTCAGTGGCACGTCAATCGCACTGCAGCAATCACTGATCCCGGGACAACCCCAATAGGTTTGTATGACGTCCGTCACAGTTTTGCGGCGCGCTCTCAACCTATGATCGTCCACGATGTCGAGCGCTCACGTTGTAGTGGGCCCACTGCGATATCCATGCGCGACGCCGAGGAGACTATCCGTTGAGAGCCCTTTCTTCGAAAACCGACGTGCCCGCTTTGCCGATGCCGCTCGCGTTGCTGCGCGCTTGCGTCAGGGTGCGCGAATTCAACATCTTCGCTGTGTTGATTCTGGTCGGCGTACTGATCAGTCTGTTCTCGCCATACTTCCTGACGACCAACAATCTGATGGGCGTATTCCGCTCGTTTTCGCTGACGGCGATCATGGCAGTCGGGATGATGCTGGTGATCATTACCGGCGGCATCGATCTGTCGGTCGGGTCGGTGATGGGACTGTCGTCGCTGGTGACCGCGCTGTCTTTCCAGCACGGTCTCGGCGCAATGGTTGCCGTTGCGGCGGGACTCGCAACTGGCGTTGTAGTCGGTGCGTTCAATGGCTTTCTTGTCACGCGTGTCCGGTTGCCGCCGTTTATCGCGACGCTCGGCACGCTGTCGATCGGTCGAGGCTTGATGTACATCATCACTAAAGGGGTCCCGCTCACGCCGGATGTCCCTGAGAGCTTTACGTTCCTCGGTCAAGGCTATCTCGGCTTTATCCCGTTCCCGGTCGTAGTGATGACGGTGCTTGCGGTGTGTTTTTCGATTGTGATGCGGCGCACGCGCTTCGGCCGTCATGTGTATGCGACGGGCGGTAACGAAACTGCCGCCCGGCTAAGCGGCGTGCGCACAGCGCGCGTGAAGTTCACCGTCTATGCGT includes:
- a CDS encoding ABC transporter permease — its product is MPLALLRACVRVREFNIFAVLILVGVLISLFSPYFLTTNNLMGVFRSFSLTAIMAVGMMLVIITGGIDLSVGSVMGLSSLVTALSFQHGLGAMVAVAAGLATGVVVGAFNGFLVTRVRLPPFIATLGTLSIGRGLMYIITKGVPLTPDVPESFTFLGQGYLGFIPFPVVVMTVLAVCFSIVMRRTRFGRHVYATGGNETAARLSGVRTARVKFTVYALSGAIAALAGVLAFSRFVSAEPAAGFGAELDVIAAAAIGGASLSGGVGSVEGAIIGAALAGIITNGVVLLNIDTYAQQTITGSVILIAVSIDIWRLRSKGR